The following proteins are encoded in a genomic region of Tenacibaculum sp. 190524A05c:
- a CDS encoding lysophospholipid acyltransferase family protein — MKIISYILSTLFAIVFFIILLVFHPIQWIGLKLGGQELHQKVVNVMNWFLVKSLLILGVPVRVENNYDIPKNQTVIFVSNHQSMFDIPPIIWYFRKHCPKFVSKIELGKGIPSISFNLKHGGAALIDRKDKKQAIAEMINFSKRINEKKWSATIFPEGTRSRNGQPKSFASNGLKMLVKYNPDTYVVPLSINNSWKVFKYGKFPLGVGSPIKITTHEPIKVDSLPFEELLQKVEDTVKSGIQQ, encoded by the coding sequence ATGAAAATAATAAGTTACATACTATCTACACTTTTTGCGATAGTATTTTTTATCATATTACTTGTATTTCATCCAATACAATGGATTGGATTAAAGCTTGGAGGTCAAGAATTACATCAGAAAGTAGTAAATGTAATGAACTGGTTTTTGGTAAAATCATTATTAATTTTAGGTGTTCCAGTTCGTGTAGAAAACAATTATGATATTCCTAAAAATCAAACCGTAATTTTTGTTTCGAATCATCAAAGCATGTTCGATATTCCACCGATTATTTGGTATTTCAGAAAACACTGTCCAAAGTTTGTTTCTAAAATTGAATTAGGAAAAGGTATACCAAGTATATCATTTAATTTAAAACACGGAGGAGCAGCGTTAATAGATAGAAAAGATAAGAAACAAGCAATTGCTGAAATGATCAACTTCTCAAAAAGAATCAATGAGAAAAAGTGGTCTGCAACCATTTTTCCAGAAGGAACAAGAAGTAGAAATGGACAACCTAAAAGTTTTGCTTCAAATGGGCTTAAAATGCTTGTAAAGTATAATCCAGACACCTATGTAGTTCCTTTATCTATAAATAATTCTTGGAAAGTATTTAAATACGGGAAGTTTCCTTTAGGAGTTGGTAGTCCAATAAAAATTACTACCCACGAACCTATAAAAGTTGATAGTTTGCCTTTTGAGGAACTA